The Cytophagia bacterium CHB2 nucleotide sequence TCAAACTGCCGCGCAAAAATGGCCGGGGATCGACAATCGCTTTCGCACCGAAGTTTTTCGCTGCGACCACGCCAGCCCCGACCGTCATCTCGCCATGCGTCAACGTCGGGCCGTCTTCAATGCACAACACGCGCCGGTTACGAATCACACTTGCGTCTTCGACCGAAATCGGTGAAGCGGCATCGATGATCATCGCGCGCGGATTGTGCTCTGCCGCCGCGCGCCGCACGCTTTCAATATCTTCCTTCCGCGCCGAGTCTTCTTTGTTGATGACGATGACATCGGCCATGCGCAAATTGGTTTCACCGGGATAATAGCGCGTTTCATGCCCGCGCCGCAGCGGATCAACCACCACAATATGCAAATCGGGTTTGAAAAACGGCGTATCGTTGTTGCCGCCGTCCCACAAGACAATATCCGCCTCTTGTTCGGCGCGCGCCAAAATCGCGGCATAATCGACGCCGGCATAAACCACGGTACCCATGTTTATGTGCGGCTCATACTCTTCACGTTCTTCAATGGTGCATTTGTGTTCAGTGAGATCAGCATAACTGCCGAAGCGCTGCACCGCCTGCGAGGTGAGATCGCCGTAAGGCATGGGATGGCGCACCGCCACCAGTTTCTTGCCTGAGGCTTTTAGAATTTGAGCCACGCGGCGCGTTGTTTGACTTTTGCCGCATCCGGTGCGCACCGCGCAGATTGCGATCACCGGCTTCTTGGCCGGCACCATGGTCTCGTGCGCGCCCAGCAGCTTGAACGTTGCGCCGGCCGCGTTGACTTGGCTGGCCTTGTGCATCACATATTCGTGCGAAACATCGCTGTATGAAAAAACGACTTCTGCGATCTTCTCCTTGCGAATCAATTCAACCAATTCGCTCTCGGGATAAATCGGAATGCCTTTGGGATAAAGCTTGCCCGCCAATTGTGCCGGATAGCGCCGCCCCTCGATGTTGGGAATTTGCGTTGCAGTGAATGCGACGACTTCATTTTCGTCGCGATCACGATAAACCAAATTGAAATTGTGGAAGTCGCGCCCGGCAGCTCCCATAATAAGGACACGTGTTCTCGCCATATTGTGATTCCTTCTGTAATCACCAAAACTGGAAAGGCCCGTTCGTGGATCGCGCCTTGCGCAGGTGAGGACCGGAACTGAAAGTAAACGGCGGGAATATAGCGGAAATTCAGGTGATTTGCAAGCCTGGCAAGCGGCGAGAAGAGATGGACAAGAGCACCATCGCCTCGAAAATCCAGACTTGCTTTTAAAATGGGGGTTTTGTAAAGTTTTGCCGTGATCCGAACATGCTGGCGATCAAATTCAGGATTGCCGTCCGCTCATAAGAGTGACTGCAATCAATTTCAGAATACCGAATAAGTAGTAGGGTAAATTGCCATGAGCGCCATTGCCTTGAAAGAAGCCGAATCCAAAACTTCGCGCTCACTGTTCTTTGCCACCGAAGAGGAGTTTGACGCGTGGTGCGATGAGGACACCAAGGCTGATTATATTGATGGGGAGGTTATTGTCATGTCGCCGGAATCAACGATCCACGGGTTTGAGGAAACACGTTTCGGAAGCCTTTTGGAACTGTTCGTCAAGAAAAACAAGCTGGGATTTGTGATCTCAACTGGCAACACCCAGATACGTTTGCGGGCGGGACTGCGGCGCAATCCGGACATCATCTTTGTTGAAAAGTCTCAGGCCCATCTCATTCATGAAACCTATATCGACGGCGCGCCGGATTTGATCGTGGAATTTGTCTCGCCGGAAAGCGCAATTCGCGATTGGCATGAGAAGTACATCGAATACGAAACCGCCGGCGTGAGGGAATATTGGATTATCGACCGCCAGCAGCAGCGCATCGCGGTTTATTCACTTGGTGAGGACCGGCGCTATCATGCGATTGCGCCGCAGGAGGGAAAAATTCATTCCGCGGTGGCGCCGGGATTTTGGATCAAGCTCGAATGGTTGTGGCAGGGACCTGAGTTTGACACGTATGCGATGGCAAAGGAGATTGGAATTATTTCTTGAATTTTCGTGATCCTTCCCTAAAACTCCCACTGCGCCGTCAAGCGAATCTCATCTCTCTTTCCTTTCACCCCCAATTGTGGAACGTATGACGCGCCCTGCGCCCCCTCTTGCAACCGGGAATTGTGGCGATTGGCCAGCCAGGCCGCATGAATACCACTAACGATGTGATTGGCAATGATTGCGGCAATCACCAACTCGCCACGGTTGAAGGCGCGCTCGCTACGCAAGCGAATTTCATCAAAGCGCTCACGATTGGCATCGGAATCCCAGCGCCAGAAGTGGGTGGCGGGATCGTAAAGCGCGGCCACGTCGCGGCGCTGCAAGCGTGATTGATTATAATCCTCGACGCTGCTGTAGTTGCTGACGTCGACAAAAAACTTGTCGGTCTTTCCCGGCACATTTACTGGCGCGTGTTCGGCGGCGAGTAAACGATAGTCGTCTTTCTGCCAGTTGCCGTAAACATTGAACGAAATTACACCAAGCCAAAGCGCCACATCCGCCACAAAAAAATTGCGCGCGGCGGTGCGAGCGCCCACCGCTTTTTGACCCCATCCTGGAATGGTGGCCGAACGCAAAAACGCGCCACCGATGGACATTTTCTTGTCGCTAGCCGCTGCCGTATCGCTGGTGCCGTGAAATTGCTCTGTATCCAAAGCCGCGGGAAGAGGTTTATCACTCTGGGCAGCGGTTTGGGCATGAGAGATGCCCATCAACACAATTGCAAAAACGCTTAAAAGTCGAATCGTTCGCATGTGGGTTTATTCAAATGTTGGTTGCGTAAAACTGTATGCCCATTTCGGATTGATGATTGTGGCTTGCGGAAATCGCGATGTTAAAACAGTCAATGAGTTAGGAGGCAATCGACTCACATTTTTGCGCTTAACAAGCGTGAACTATCCTGCAAACCAAATGCTTATTTTTGTCAACTCAATGAGTGGGCGGCGGCTCACCAATCGACGCGCACTGCCAGCACCGGCATCAACTCTTCATGATATTTCTTCAATTTCATGCCAAACGAGGCGCCTTTGGTTTGCGCCTGATTGAACTTGTGCGCCGAATAAGCTGCTTCGATCATGCTCACCAAATGGTTGACCATCGCCAAACTCGAGGAAAGCGTGGCATTGCGAAATTGATCGTTGGCCAAACGCCGCATGGTGGTGTAATCCAATCGATTTTGCGAGTCGCGCCGTAAGATTTCGCCGCTGCCGTCATCCCAACCGGCATTGAATTGATCATACTTGCCGATGTTTTCGTAATAAGTTTGATTTTTCGATTCCGGCAAATAATGGCTGAACCTCGACCGTTCGTATTCGCGCAATCTGGCGAGATTGCCGGTGTCAACTTGATACCCTTCGCTGTTGGCAAGCTCGACTACAGAATTCCAGTACGCTTGCTCATCCCAATGCGCATCGGCAAAGCGCTCGAACTCCTCGGTTTTCTTGTTGCCCTTATCCGTGTACTTCGAGTAGGCCACCCAAGCGCCCACTTCGGCCCCCAAAAACAAAAGGCCTTTGAGATAAGAACGATTGTAGATTTGACCGGCGCCGGGAATCACCGCAGAAAAAATCGCCGCACGCGCCACCGAGCGTCTGGCAGCCGGCTGATTTTCATCTTGAAACATGCTGGAGAGAGCGAGGTTCGGCGTTCTGCTGCTCCAGACCAAGTCCTGCTGCGAAGCCTGACACCACGCCGCAAGCGGATACTCAAGCGTTGCCGCCGAGGTGTCGATCGTTTGCGCCGAATCTAACAAGGACGTGTCTTGCGCCTTGCAATGAAGCGCAACGGCTAGAACGGCAGGCAAAGCCAAAGAAGCAATTTTGAATTTCATCATCTCAAACAGCCTTGTGATTAATTATCCAGGAAGTCAAAAGCTACCGTCAGATAATAGCGCCATTCC carries:
- a CDS encoding GTPase, whose amino-acid sequence is MARTRVLIMGAAGRDFHNFNLVYRDRDENEVVAFTATQIPNIEGRRYPAQLAGKLYPKGIPIYPESELVELIRKEKIAEVVFSYSDVSHEYVMHKASQVNAAGATFKLLGAHETMVPAKKPVIAICAVRTGCGKSQTTRRVAQILKASGKKLVAVRHPMPYGDLTSQAVQRFGSYADLTEHKCTIEEREEYEPHINMGTVVYAGVDYAAILARAEQEADIVLWDGGNNDTPFFKPDLHIVVVDPLRRGHETRYYPGETNLRMADVIVINKEDSARKEDIESVRRAAAEHNPRAMIIDAASPISVEDASVIRNRRVLCIEDGPTLTHGEMTVGAGVVAAKNFGAKAIVDPRPFLRGSLIDTFKHYPGIGALLPAMGYGEQQIRDLEATINATDCDSVIIATPIDLRRLLLINKPSTRVTYELQEIGQPDLAEALKRFV
- a CDS encoding Uma2 family endonuclease yields the protein MSAIALKEAESKTSRSLFFATEEEFDAWCDEDTKADYIDGEVIVMSPESTIHGFEETRFGSLLELFVKKNKLGFVISTGNTQIRLRAGLRRNPDIIFVEKSQAHLIHETYIDGAPDLIVEFVSPESAIRDWHEKYIEYETAGVREYWIIDRQQQRIAVYSLGEDRRYHAIAPQEGKIHSAVAPGFWIKLEWLWQGPEFDTYAMAKEIGIIS